Genomic DNA from Methanosarcina sp. MTP4:
GTAATCTCGAACATGCAGTGTCCGTGCCCGGTCCCATAGCATTATTTTTCCCGGACCCGGAATTCCCTGCCCAGCTTACCACAGAGGATGCCTTCGATGAGGCCTTCACTCAGGGCACAGAAAGGCTTCCCGATAACGGGCATCGACTCGGCCTTGAAAGGGTCTTCAATTAGGAGGGAAAGAGGTTCGGTTTTGAGCATGGAAAGCCTTCCGTTTCCCCCGGATTCCAGGAAGTATCCGATTTCTTCCAGGAGCCCTTCGAGGGTTTCGGACTCAAAAGCGGATGAAAGGTGGACACCAATGTCACATCCGATCTTTTTTACAATAGGGACATTATCAATCCCGTAGGCTTCGAACCCGAAGCGTAAAGCATGGTAGACGGATTCCATAAAGGAAAAACGGTCTTTTTTCCCGTTTCTGGCAACCTTTTGCAGCAGACTGTTATAGTGTTCATGGACAGGTTTCTGGGAGCAGCCCATGTAATGAGAGGTGAGGGAATATATTTTCCGGCGGCGGTCGGCAGGATCAACCATTTCCTCTA
This window encodes:
- a CDS encoding ArsR family transcriptional regulator encodes the protein MGRLENKTEFFYTESGLVAVDSPVKLQILNLLREDSRSFDEIVKYTAKAKSTISVHLNNLRTTELVEEMVDPADRRRKIYSLTSHYMGCSQKPVHEHYNSLLQKVARNGKKDRFSFMESVYHALRFGFEAYGIDNVPIVKKIGCDIGVHLSSAFESETLEGLLEEIGYFLESGGNGRLSMLKTEPLSLLIEDPFKAESMPVIGKPFCALSEGLIEGILCGKLGREFRVREK